CACCGGATTACGGCTCGGAAAGGCCATCTGCGCAAGGTCGAGCTCGGTGGCTGCACGATCGACCTCGAACAGCACGGCGCCCAGACGCTCGAGTTCGTATTCGAGATCAGTCAGGCCCGCGCCCTGATCGTCGAATGCCGCCAGCGCGGCATCCGCATGACCCGTACTGCCAAGCAGCGAGATCAGCGGTCCACCACTTGCTCCGACCGCTTTCCTGGCCGCTTCGGACTGCGTGGCAGCCGTCTTTCCGGCTTCTGCCGCCGGCGGCACTGCCTGTGTGCCTGCAGCGCTCGCAGCACCGGTGTCCTTGCCCTTCAGGACGCCCACCCGCTTGGCGAGTGTCAGCGCCTCGGATTCGAGCCGTGCAAGTTTTCCGGAGATCTCGCCCAGCCGATCGACCAGAAAACGGCCTTCGGGATGGTCCACACTCAGCGGAGAGGCCGGGGCATCGACCTCGGCGCGCCCCACACCAACGCCAAGCGCGAAAGCACCACCGGCCACTGCAAGCAGGGTTCCTGATGCAATCAGGATCAGGGCGCGCGAACTCAGCGTGCGGACACGCGAGCGGCTGAAGCGTCCCATGGAAAGAATGACCAGTGCCATCCCCTTCCTCCGATAAGTGCCCGCCAGCCTGAACGAATCCCGGCGTGCGGCCTGATAGTGGGGTGTGCCGACCGCAGTAGCGGTTACATCCCCGCACAACTGATTTGGTCAAACACAAAACAGCAGGAGTCTATCACTAAGTTCGGATAAGGAAAGCACTGCAGATTCTGGCAGGCGTAAACGCACAACGGCGGCCTGAGCCGCCGTTGTGCCTTGATGCCGAAGTACGCTTTACTTGGTCGCGTGCGTCGACAGGCTCAGCCAGGTCGAGACCACGGTGTCCGGATTCAGCGAAATGGTCTGAATGCCTTCATCCATGAGCCACTCGGCAAAGTCGGCGTGGTCCGACGGGCCCTGACCGCAGATGCCGACGTACTTGTCGAGACGATTGGCCGACTGGATCGCCATCGACAGCAGCGCCTTCACCGCTTCGTCGCGCTCGTCGAAGGCATGCGCCACCAGACCGGAGTCGCGGTCCAGGCCCAGGGTGAGCTGGGTCAGGTCGTTGGAGCCGATCGAGAAGCCGTCGAAGAACTCAAGGAACTTGTCGGCCAGCAACGCGTTGGACGGGATCTCGCACATCATGATGAGCTTGAGATCGTTCACGCCACGCTTCAGACCATGCTCGGCGAGCAGATCCACCACGCCCGAAGCCTCTTCGAGGTTGCGCACGAACGGAATCATGATCTGGACGTTGGTCAGACCCAGCTCGTTGCGTACCTTGCGCATTGCGGCGCATTCCAT
This genomic interval from Parazoarcus communis contains the following:
- a CDS encoding M23 family metallopeptidase yields the protein MALVILSMGRFSRSRVRTLSSRALILIASGTLLAVAGGAFALGVGVGRAEVDAPASPLSVDHPEGRFLVDRLGEISGKLARLESEALTLAKRVGVLKGKDTGAASAAGTQAVPPAAEAGKTAATQSEAARKAVGASGGPLISLLGSTGHADAALAAFDDQGAGLTDLEYELERLGAVLFEVDRAATELDLAQMAFPSRNPVPNGRRNSSFGTRVDPFNGRSAFHSGLDFQARAGTPIHASAGGRVVFSGYHREYGYLVEIDHGNGLVSRYAHCSRLFVKVGDVVTPSQRIAAVGSTGRSTGAHLHFEVLRNGAFVNPLRYLDNS